Below is a genomic region from Granulibacter bethesdensis CGDNIH1.
GCTTGCCGGCGAGCTCGAAACTGGTGCGGGTGCGGGTGCTGTCCTCGAAGAACAGATTGATCAGCGTACGACCGCGCAGCAGATCCCGCTGCGTCTTGCCGGAGCGGTTGAGCAGAGCATAGCTCTCCGCCAGATCCAGCAAAGCATGAATCTCGGGCGGGTGCAGTCCCTCAATAGCGAGGAGGTGGGGTCTGACGAAATCCAATTCCAGGAATCCGGTCGGTTGAAAACGGCGCAGACTATCCCCCCCAGCCCAGCGGGGCTAGTGGGGGCATGGGTGCTCAGGACGGTGCGTAGGTGTCAGGTTCGTCCAGTTCCTGCTCCCAGTAGGGTGGCCGCCCGAAACGGGTTTGCAGAAAATCCAGAAACGCCCGTATTTTCGGCGGCACCTGCCGATGCGGAGGATAAAGGCCGAAAATTCCGCTGGGCTGGGTCGCAATCATGGCATTCCAGTCTGGCAGCACGGGTGACAGCCGTCCGGAGCGCAGATCATTGCCAACCAGCCATGTCGGCAGCAGCACAATACCAAGCCCGGACAAAGCGCAGCCACGCAAAGGCTCGGAATCATCAGCACGAATGGAGCCGCGAACTGGAACGGCCACTTCTTCCCCGCTGATCGGATGATGAAAAAACCAGTTCCCCGAAGGTTGCAGCGAATAAATCAGACAGTTGTGCTGCACCAGATCCTCGGGATGGCGGATAGCAGGGCGGTGGTCGAGATAATCCGGGGAGGCGCAGATAACCCGCCGGTGCGGTGCCAGCTTGCGGGCGATCAGCGATGAGTCCAGCAAGGGACCGATCCGGATGGCTGCATCGGCTCCGGTCGCGATCAGGTCAACCCGCACATCGCTGAAGGACATGTCGAGTCTGATATCCGGATAGGTCGCCAGAAATTCCGGCATATGCGGTACGATATGCAGCCGGGCGAACGCATCTGGCAAAGCAAGACGCAGCAGTCCTTGCGGATGCCCTTGCTGGGCGGAGGCGGCAGCGCGGGCTTCTTCGACCTCCCGCAGCACGCTACGGGCATGCTGATAGAAAATACGTCCTGGTTCCGTCAGATGGACCCGTCTCGTACTACGATGAAACAGATCGACCCCGAGATTTTCTTCGAGCGACGCAATGCCACGTGAGATGGCAGAGATATGGACTCCCGTAACACCTGCCGCTCGGGAGAAGCTGCCGAATTCAACAACCCGGACAAACATCTGCATGGTTGCTAGCATATCCATGGCAGGGCTTCTCCGATAGAAATGTCATTAGAATGCCAGTTTGATAGCAGATTATGCGCTGCAGAATGAATA
It encodes:
- a CDS encoding LysR family transcriptional regulator is translated as MDMLATMQMFVRVVEFGSFSRAAGVTGVHISAISRGIASLEENLGVDLFHRSTRRVHLTEPGRIFYQHARSVLREVEEARAAASAQQGHPQGLLRLALPDAFARLHIVPHMPEFLATYPDIRLDMSFSDVRVDLIATGADAAIRIGPLLDSSLIARKLAPHRRVICASPDYLDHRPAIRHPEDLVQHNCLIYSLQPSGNWFFHHPISGEEVAVPVRGSIRADDSEPLRGCALSGLGIVLLPTWLVGNDLRSGRLSPVLPDWNAMIATQPSGIFGLYPPHRQVPPKIRAFLDFLQTRFGRPPYWEQELDEPDTYAPS